The Bradyrhizobium oligotrophicum S58 genome contains the following window.
TGCACGAGGTTCGCGTTCTGAGTGACCGCGGGCACCTGGCCTTCCTTCGGCGCAAACAGGAAGAAGGCGAGGATCACGATGATGATGCCCTGGCCGAGACCGAAATACAGGAAGGTGGTCTGGAAGCCGGAGTCGCGGATCATGGCCTGGATCGGCGCCACGGTCAGTGCCGAGCCCGCGCCGAAGCCGGCTGCGGTGATGCCGGCCGCGAGGCCGCGCTTGTCGGGAAACCATTTCAGCGCGTTGCCGACGCAGGTGCCGTAGACGCCGCCGGCGCCGATGCCCGCGATGATCATGCCGAGATAGTAGCCGTTGAGCGAGGTGGCGTAGGCGTTGATCATCCAGCCGATCGCGCAGAGCACGCCGCCGACGAGGACGACGATGCGCGGACCATACTTGTCGACGAACCAGCCCTCGACGGGCACCAGCCAGGTCTCGAACAGCACGAACAGCGTGAAGGCCCACTGGATCGAGGCGCGATCCCAACCGAAGGTCTTGGAGATGTCGGGGACGAAGAAGGTCCAGCCATATTGGTAGTTGGCGATCATCACCATCGCCAAGACGCCGACCGCGAGCTGCGTCCATCGATAGGCGTCGCTTACTCTTGCCGATGCGGGCGCCCCCGCGTGAGCCAAGTCCGTCATGTTCCCTCCAGGCTGTCTATTTTTGTCCTAACAGCTATGCGGAGTTTGGTATATGATATGCCAATAGACAAGCAGAATCCTCAGCTCGTTCTTTTCCGCACAGCCTTGCGATCGGCAAAAAACCCCGCAGAAGCAAGGCAAAACGCTGCAGCGACAATACGACGCAGCGGCGTCTGTTTGTAGATCAACTATCGGAGTAGGGTCTTCAGGCAGTCGCTGCCCGCAGCCGACTATAACCTTCCTGAAGCGCCGACCAGAACAGCGCGATCAGTCCGAGCACCATGATCGTGCCGACGAGCGCGTTGGAAAAGAACACGGCGAGCGATCCCTGGGATCCCAGCAGCGACTGTCGGAACGCCTCCTCGGCCTTGTCGCCGAGCACGATTGCGAGCACCAGCGGGGCGAGGGGATAGCCGCATTTCTTGAACAGATAGCCGAGCACGCCGAACACCAGCATCAGCACGACGTCGAACGTGCTGCTATGCACGGAATAGGCGCCGATCGCACAGAGCACGAGGATGAGTGGTGCGACGATGCTGAAGGGAATGCGCAGGATCGCCGCGAAGATCGGAACGCAGGTCAGGACCACCAGCAGCCCGGCGAGATTGCCGAGATACATCGAGGCTATCAGCCCCCAGACGAATTCCTTCTGCTCGACGAACAGCATCGGGCCGGGCTGCAGCCCCCAGATCAGGAGGCCGCCGAGCAGCACCGCTGCTGTGGGCGAGCCGGGTACGCCGAGCGACAGCATCGGCAGCAGCGCCGCCGTGCCTGCGGCATGGGCCGCCGTTTCCGGCGCAACGACGCCCTCGATCTCGCCCTTGCCGAAGGTCTTGCCGCGCCTGGAAAGACGCTTGGCGATGCCGTAGCTCATGAACGAGGCCGGCGTGGCGCCGGCCGGCGTGATGCCCATCCAGCAGCCGATCAGGCAGGAGCGCAGCGACGTCATCCAGTATGCCGGCATCTCCTTCCAGGTGTGAAGCACGACCCGCAGATTGATCTGCGCGTTGCCGCCGCGGAAGCTCAGGCCTTCCTCCATGGTGAGCAGGATCTCGCCGATGCCGAACAGGCCGATGACGGCGATCAGGAAGTCGAAGCCGTTGAGCAGTTCGGTGATGCCGAAGGTGAGCCGGAGCTGGCCGGTGATGGAATCGAGCCCGACAGCGGCGAGCGCGAAACCGATCATCATCGCCGCGATCGTCTTGAACGGCGGCTCCTTGCTCAGGCCGACGAAACTGCAGAATGCGAGAAAATAGACGGCGAATTTCTCGGCCGGCCCGAACTTGAGCGCGAAGCTCGCGACCAGTGGCGCGACCAGCGTGATCATCACGACCGCGAACAGCGCGCCAACGAACGACGAAGTGAATGCCGCCGTCAGCGCCTCGCCGGCCTTGCCCTGCTGCGCCATCGGATAGCCGTCGAACGTCGTCGCGACCGACCATGGTTCGCCGGGGATGTTGAACAAAATCGACGTGATCGCGCCGCCGAACAGCGCGCCCCAGTAGATGCAGGACAGCATGATGATGGCCGAGGTCGGCGGCATGCTGAAGGTCAGCGGCAGCAGGATCGCAACGCCGTTGGCGCCGCCCAGTCCCGGCAGCACGCCGATGATCACCCCGAGCACGATGCCGAGAATCATCACCATGATGTTGAAGGGCTGAAGCGCGACCGCGAAGCCGTGAAACAGATTGGCGAGTTCTTCCATGCCAGCTTGGTCCTGCAACCCCTCAGCGAATTGTCATAGTCCGAGCCATTCCTCGACCGGTCCCTTGGGCAGAGGGACCATGAACCAGCGCTCGAAGATCAGATAGGTCACGACCGGCATTCCGATCGCGACCGCTGCGACCGTGAGCCAGCCATATTTGCCAAGCCATCGCATGAACCAGGCGATGAAGAGCATGGAGGCGACGTAGATGCCGGTGAAAGGCAGGGCGCCGACATAGATCGCCGTCGGCACCACCACGCTCATGACCTGGCGCAACTGGCCCCATTCGGCAAAGACGCCGCCGTCATCCTCGCGCAGCGTGTTGCGGACGTTCATCGCGCTCGCCGCGACGATGAGGAGGCCGACATAGAAGGGGAAGAACCCGGCGCGCGGCCCTTCGGCGCCCCAATTGATTCCGGCCTTGACGCTGCCGAAGATCACGATGATCCCGAACAGCGCGATGCCGAGCGTGACGCCGAGCTCGACCGATTTGCGGCTCGGGCCGGCAGATCCACCGTGGCTGCTCATGCGAACCGCTCAATTCGAGGCAAGGAAGCCGGCCTCCTTCATCAGGAGCTCGTGACGCTTCTCCTCGGTCTCGACCCATTTGGCGTAGTCGGCACCGGTCATGAAGGTGGTGTTGAAGGCGCCGGTCTTCATGAAGTCCTGCCACTCCGGGGTCTCCCGAACCTTCTTGAACAGATCGACGTAGTATTCGATCTGGTCCTTGGTGGCCCGCGGTGACATGAAGATGCCGCGCAGCATCAGATACGCGATGTCGAGGCCTTGCGACTTGCAGGTCGGAATGTCCTTCCAGGCCTTGCCGTCCATGATCTGCTCGTCATAGCCCATCGACTTGTCATCGAACACGCAGAGCGGCCGGACCTTCCCGCCGCGCCATTGCGCGACTGCCTCGATCGGATTGTTGACCGTGGAATCGATGTGGTTGCCGACCAGCTGGACGGCGACTTCGCCGCCGCCCTTGTAGGGAATGTAGGTGAACTTCGCGCCGGTGGCCTTCTCCATCGCCACCGTGATGATCTGGTCTTCCTGCTTCGACCCGGTGCCACCCATCTTCAAGGTGCCACCGGCTTGCTTGACGGCGTCGATGTAGTCCTTCGCCGTGGTGTAGGGCTTCTCGGCGTTGACCCAGAGCACGAACTCGTCGAGCGCCAGCATCGCGACCGGGGTGAGATCCTTCCAGTTGAAGGGAATCCCCGTCGCCAGCGGGGTCGTGAACAGGTTCGACAGAGTGATGATGATCTTATGCGGATTGCCAGCCGATGCCTTGACGTCGAGGAAGCCTTCGCCGCCGGCCCCACCGGACTTGTTGATCACGACCAGCGGCTGCTTCATCAGATTGTGCTTGGTCACGATGCCCTGGATCGTGCGGGCCATCTGGTCGGCGCCGCCGCCTGTTCCGGCGGGAACGATGAACTCGACGGGCCGGACAGGCTCCCAGGCCGCGAGAGCCGGGATGTGCCCCGCCGCGAGGGCGATGCCGGCCGCGACGGCCACGCGCACAGAACGCTTCATCGACTTCTCCCCTTCATTCCCAGACAGCGGCGGCTTCTTTTGGCCGCTTTGCCCGATCGAACCACTTCCCGTGTGTCGATCCCGGCCGGTGTCATTTCATCCATCGTGACGAGCCGCAGGTCGCTGCAAGCCTCGGCTTCTCCCGCAGAGCCATTGCAGCCAAAAGTTGCATTGGCGGCCGGAACCGTGCAGCAGGAGGTGCCTCCACAGCCTATCGACCGATTTGATTTTGGTATGAAGAGGTGACCGACCGCAATTGAGGAGATCGCCTGGGATCCCTCCGGGGCGGATTTGTCGCAGCCCGTGGTGGTCGCAAAAAGCAAAAGCCCCGGAGGTCCGGGGCTCTTGATTGGACTTCGGTGCTTTCTTGCGCGCGAAGGAAGCGCGCAGGGTGCTCAGAGGCCGAAATAGGGCAGGTCGCCGTTGCGGTTGGCGGCACGGGCGCTGGTCATCAGCACGCGGTCGAGGGCGGCGAGGAAGCGGCCGAACAGCGACACGGACTGAACCAGGGGGAGGGCGACGGTCTTGGACATGATTTTCTCTCCATCAGTGGGGCGGTAGGACGTTCTGACTGAGGAGAATTTACGTATACCAGATGCCAGATACAACGGATCATATTGCATAGCGGTATGAGGATTTTGCGATGCAGCAGAAATGCCACGATTGGAGTTTTGAATTGAAAACGTCATTCTTATACGGAAACAGCCGCCCAATGGTGGCTCCGGGATCGTCTATGGTATTTAGATATTGATGCGACCGATCCGCTGCCTCCTTGGGTGAGCCGGATCGGGCGCGCGCCCGAAATCGTTGTGTCGGCGACCTCGACGAGCGTTTCCTGATAATCCGGCAGCCGTTGTTTGGTTGAGCTCTCGCGATGACAGTGGGGTCTATCAACCTGACGGAGGATCTCGTCGGTGTGCTCGCCGAGCCGGGGCAACCCGTGACGTCGGCCGGGTTGTCCGACAGCTTGATCGGGTTGCCGACCGGGAGGGACTTGCCGCGGGCCGGGTGGTCGACCTGGACCAGGGTCCCGTGGTGCGCAGCTATTCGTCCGCGGCGATCTCCTTCATCGACAGATCGGCCGCAGGGCAACCACCGCAAGCTCGGGCTCAGTCTCCTGAACCTTTCAGCCAGGAGGAAATCGTCTGGTTCAGATAGTCGCTCGCTTCATGCTGAATGAAGTGGCCTACTCCGGGAACGATTTTGACCGTCAGGTTTTCGGGAGTTTCCATCCATGATTTTTCCAAATCAAGAGTGCTAAGCAAGGCATGGGTCTCCTCGAGTCCGTGCACATGCAAGACCGGGCATTTGATCAAGGCGTCGTAGATTTTCTTCAGGGTTGGATCGACGAGGTTGAGCGCAAACTGTGAGAAGCTGTAGTTGGCCTTGTAATAACTCATCATGGACAAGATCGACGATTTCGCGAAAGCCTCGATGTAGCGACGCTTGACGTCCGGATCGACGACCCAATACGCCAAATCTTCTGCTGTCAGATTGTCGCCTCCGCCTCGAGCGAAGAACCGCGTGGCGTAGGCGCTGGCCCGGGACTGTGCGACAGGATGGTTCCAGGGGAGCAATTCCTTCATGATGGCGCCGGGATGAGGAACGCTGAGGACGACGAGTCTTTCGATCAGAGCCGGATTTTGCCCGGTGAACAGCCACGACAAAGCGGCGCCCCAATCGTGCCCAATCAGGATGGCCTTGCGACCGTTCCTCTCTGCATCGATCACCGCACGGAGGTCATCGAGGAGAACCGGAATCTTGTAGTTCTCGATACCTTCCGGCCGATCGCTCAAATCGTAACCGCGCAGATCGAGAGCGACCACCTGATAATGTGCTGAAAATGTCTGGATCTGATTTCGCCAGGAATACCAGAAGTCGGGAAATCCGTGAACGAACACCATGAGCGGCTTCTTGTCGGATCCCATGGTGACGTAGTGGATTTTCGTTCCGGCGTTGTCCGCATATTTGTGCTGAAGGTTCGGATCCCTATCGATATTGACGGCAGACTCGCTCAAGGCGGCCGGGATTTTATTGTGCCAGACGGCGTCGCCCGACGTCTCCCCGGACGCAACGTGGGTGAACATCGCAGTAAACATGGCGGCTCCTAACAGCATCATCGCGCGGGATCCAACGGCCTTCTCAGTGATCCCTTTCGCCAGGACAGCCGACGAAATCGAAGTCGTTCGAACCATTTGAGGGCTTCCTTGCCGCAATCTGGGCGCGACCCCGCATCACCGGGCGCAGACGTCCGGGCTTCGGATTTTTGTCGGTTGCAGGCGGGATCGTTTTCTATGGTGATCACCATACTATGGCGATCGCCATAGAAGTGTCAAGCGAACCATGGTAGGTTGCGGGAATGCCCCGCAAGACCGACGCTCGCGCCCGCGCGATTGCCACTGCCCAGCGACTGTTTCGCATCCAAGGTTACACTGCGACCGGGTTGAACCAGATCATTGAAGAAAGCGGCTCGCCCAAGGGATCGTTCTATTTCCACTTTCCGCGCGGCAAGGCACAGCTCGCAGAAGAAGCAATCGATCACTACGTTGCCAGTCGAATTGCCGTATTGCGCAGTATCTCGGCGAATACGGCGGGTGACGCCGTGAAGTTTGTTCATCAGATTTTCAGCGCATTCGCTGCCGAAATGGTCGCCTCTGACTTCCAGTATGGATGTCTCATGCAAAACCTGGCGAACGA
Protein-coding sequences here:
- a CDS encoding alpha/beta fold hydrolase, whose translation is MVRTTSISSAVLAKGITEKAVGSRAMMLLGAAMFTAMFTHVASGETSGDAVWHNKIPAALSESAVNIDRDPNLQHKYADNAGTKIHYVTMGSDKKPLMVFVHGFPDFWYSWRNQIQTFSAHYQVVALDLRGYDLSDRPEGIENYKIPVLLDDLRAVIDAERNGRKAILIGHDWGAALSWLFTGQNPALIERLVVLSVPHPGAIMKELLPWNHPVAQSRASAYATRFFARGGGDNLTAEDLAYWVVDPDVKRRYIEAFAKSSILSMMSYYKANYSFSQFALNLVDPTLKKIYDALIKCPVLHVHGLEETHALLSTLDLEKSWMETPENLTVKIVPGVGHFIQHEASDYLNQTISSWLKGSGD
- a CDS encoding TetR/AcrR family transcriptional regulator; translation: MPRKTDARARAIATAQRLFRIQGYTATGLNQIIEESGSPKGSFYFHFPRGKAQLAEEAIDHYVASRIAVLRSISANTAGDAVKFVHQIFSAFAAEMVASDFQYGCLMQNLANELPALDAELTKRVARGFVDSTEIVAEHFRGCGFASARASSAAAALVAAVEGARTIARLERTPAIFEALADVSVRGWAAPKADQGSGSARRRGS
- a CDS encoding Bug family tripartite tricarboxylate transporter substrate binding protein, which gives rise to MKRSVRVAVAAGIALAAGHIPALAAWEPVRPVEFIVPAGTGGGADQMARTIQGIVTKHNLMKQPLVVINKSGGAGGEGFLDVKASAGNPHKIIITLSNLFTTPLATGIPFNWKDLTPVAMLALDEFVLWVNAEKPYTTAKDYIDAVKQAGGTLKMGGTGSKQEDQIITVAMEKATGAKFTYIPYKGGGEVAVQLVGNHIDSTVNNPIEAVAQWRGGKVRPLCVFDDKSMGYDEQIMDGKAWKDIPTCKSQGLDIAYLMLRGIFMSPRATKDQIEYYVDLFKKVRETPEWQDFMKTGAFNTTFMTGADYAKWVETEEKRHELLMKEAGFLASN
- the oxlT gene encoding oxalate/formate MFS antiporter, with product MTDLAHAGAPASARVSDAYRWTQLAVGVLAMVMIANYQYGWTFFVPDISKTFGWDRASIQWAFTLFVLFETWLVPVEGWFVDKYGPRIVVLVGGVLCAIGWMINAYATSLNGYYLGMIIAGIGAGGVYGTCVGNALKWFPDKRGLAAGITAAGFGAGSALTVAPIQAMIRDSGFQTTFLYFGLGQGIIIVILAFFLFAPKEGQVPAVTQNANLVQSRRNYNPTEVIRQPIFWLMYFMFVIVGAGGLMVTANLKPIAGDWKVDNIPVTLIGMTMTAVTFAATIDRVLNGLTRPFFGWISDMIGRENTMFIAFGMEGIGIWALYMLGHDPIWFVILSGFVFFAWGEIYSLFPSTCTDTFGTKFATTNAGLLYTAKGTAALLVPIANYMQQSSGNWDRVFIIAAGANILASILAIAVLKPWRKVVVEKSMM
- a CDS encoding tripartite tricarboxylate transporter TctB family protein; amino-acid sequence: MSSHGGSAGPSRKSVELGVTLGIALFGIIVIFGSVKAGINWGAEGPRAGFFPFYVGLLIVAASAMNVRNTLREDDGGVFAEWGQLRQVMSVVVPTAIYVGALPFTGIYVASMLFIAWFMRWLGKYGWLTVAAVAIGMPVVTYLIFERWFMVPLPKGPVEEWLGL
- a CDS encoding tripartite tricarboxylate transporter permease produces the protein MEELANLFHGFAVALQPFNIMVMILGIVLGVIIGVLPGLGGANGVAILLPLTFSMPPTSAIIMLSCIYWGALFGGAITSILFNIPGEPWSVATTFDGYPMAQQGKAGEALTAAFTSSFVGALFAVVMITLVAPLVASFALKFGPAEKFAVYFLAFCSFVGLSKEPPFKTIAAMMIGFALAAVGLDSITGQLRLTFGITELLNGFDFLIAVIGLFGIGEILLTMEEGLSFRGGNAQINLRVVLHTWKEMPAYWMTSLRSCLIGCWMGITPAGATPASFMSYGIAKRLSRRGKTFGKGEIEGVVAPETAAHAAGTAALLPMLSLGVPGSPTAAVLLGGLLIWGLQPGPMLFVEQKEFVWGLIASMYLGNLAGLLVVLTCVPIFAAILRIPFSIVAPLILVLCAIGAYSVHSSTFDVVLMLVFGVLGYLFKKCGYPLAPLVLAIVLGDKAEEAFRQSLLGSQGSLAVFFSNALVGTIMVLGLIALFWSALQEGYSRLRAATA